A DNA window from Methylobacterium sp. NMS14P contains the following coding sequences:
- a CDS encoding amidase, giving the protein MSDIDPVHASAAELARAIQARTLSPVDAVEALLGRIDRLEPKLQAFTEVFAADARLAAEGADRAIRSGHAVGPLHGVPVVLKDLIDLEGRITMGGSAAHRARRAERTATIARRLIGQGMIVLGKTHTVEFAYGGWGTNQHLGTPWNPWDPETPHTPGGSSSGTGVSVAARMAPWGIGTDTGGSVRLPASFCGLTGLKVTVGRVSTWGIVPLSMTLDTPGPLARTVEDAALLYEAISGPDPRDPTTRGVAPDAPWPALNRGVRGLRLGRMPAAERDGVASDMLAAYDAALDLLADQGAEIVDLALPFRFSDCVAMSQITNAEAYFVNGALAEDPSAQLGDAVRARILAGASVSAQEYLGTLHRRAAMKQQYDAALAGIDALLTPTTESAAVALDAVDEAHLPSRFTRFGNLLDLCALALPNGFTASGLPLSLQIVCRGYEETTALRIGQAYQRATDWHLRRPPV; this is encoded by the coding sequence ATGTCCGACATCGATCCCGTACACGCCTCCGCGGCCGAGCTCGCCCGGGCGATCCAGGCGCGGACCCTCTCGCCGGTCGACGCCGTCGAGGCCCTCCTCGGCCGGATCGACCGCCTGGAGCCGAAGCTCCAGGCCTTCACGGAGGTCTTCGCCGCCGACGCCCGCCTCGCCGCCGAGGGGGCCGACCGGGCGATCCGGTCGGGCCACGCCGTGGGGCCGCTCCACGGCGTCCCGGTCGTGCTCAAGGACCTGATCGACCTCGAGGGCCGGATCACCATGGGCGGCTCGGCCGCCCACCGGGCGCGCCGGGCCGAGCGCACGGCGACGATCGCCAGGCGCCTCATCGGCCAGGGCATGATCGTGCTCGGCAAGACCCACACGGTCGAGTTCGCCTACGGCGGCTGGGGCACGAACCAGCATCTCGGCACGCCGTGGAATCCCTGGGATCCGGAGACGCCGCACACCCCCGGCGGGTCGAGCAGCGGCACCGGCGTGTCGGTGGCGGCCCGGATGGCGCCCTGGGGCATCGGCACCGATACCGGCGGCTCGGTGCGCCTGCCGGCCTCCTTCTGCGGGCTGACGGGCCTCAAGGTGACGGTCGGGCGCGTCTCGACCTGGGGGATCGTGCCGCTCTCGATGACCCTCGACACGCCCGGACCGCTGGCCCGCACCGTGGAGGACGCGGCGCTGCTCTACGAGGCGATCTCCGGCCCCGATCCCCGCGATCCGACGACCCGCGGGGTCGCGCCGGACGCGCCCTGGCCGGCGCTGAACCGCGGGGTCCGCGGCCTGCGCCTCGGCCGGATGCCGGCCGCGGAGCGGGACGGGGTCGCCTCCGACATGCTGGCCGCCTACGACGCGGCCCTCGACCTCCTGGCCGATCAGGGCGCCGAGATCGTCGACCTCGCCCTGCCGTTCCGGTTCAGCGACTGCGTGGCCATGAGCCAGATCACCAACGCGGAGGCCTACTTCGTCAACGGGGCCCTGGCGGAGGATCCGTCCGCCCAGCTCGGCGACGCCGTCCGGGCGCGGATCCTGGCCGGCGCGAGCGTCTCGGCCCAGGAGTACCTCGGCACGCTCCACCGCCGGGCCGCGATGAAGCAGCAGTACGACGCCGCCCTGGCGGGCATCGACGCCCTCCTGACGCCGACCACCGAGAGCGCGGCCGTCGCGCTCGACGCCGTCGACGAGGCGCACCTGCCGTCGCGCTTCACCCGGTTCGGCAACCTGCTCGACCTCTGCGCCCTGGCGCTGCCCAACGGCTTCACCGCGTCCGGGCTGCCGCTCTCGCTGCAGATCGTCTGCCGCGGCTACGAGGAGACGACGGCCCTGCGGATCGGACAGGCCTACCAGCGCGCGACCGACTGGCACCTGCGCCGGCCGCCGGTGTGA
- a CDS encoding sigma-70 family RNA polymerase sigma factor, whose amino-acid sequence MTEDASDRSDAGAGAREGAGYAAAIGQHLALPIREYFKVVELEPLPAQLAALVSRFEAAVAAHGETVPFDFRGDIIKALPALRTFALSLVGDVSRADDLVQETFVKAWANQERFRPGTNFTAWLFTILRNQFYTDLRKTRREVEDVDGTHAGQMTSPSDQEDASTLKVVWERLGDLPSAQRQALLLVGAEGHTYEEAAVMLGCQVGTVKSRVSRARSSLLDTLGVVVAGQAPVV is encoded by the coding sequence ATGACTGAGGACGCTTCGGACCGGTCAGATGCAGGTGCGGGCGCACGGGAGGGGGCCGGCTACGCCGCGGCCATCGGCCAGCACCTCGCCCTGCCGATCCGGGAGTATTTCAAGGTCGTCGAGCTGGAGCCCCTGCCGGCGCAGCTCGCCGCCCTGGTGTCGCGCTTCGAGGCGGCGGTCGCGGCGCACGGCGAGACGGTCCCCTTCGACTTCCGCGGCGACATCATCAAGGCCCTCCCGGCCCTGCGCACCTTCGCCCTGTCGCTCGTGGGCGACGTGAGCCGCGCCGATGACCTGGTGCAGGAGACCTTCGTGAAGGCCTGGGCGAACCAGGAGCGGTTCCGGCCCGGCACCAACTTCACCGCGTGGCTGTTCACGATCCTGCGCAACCAGTTCTACACCGACCTGCGCAAGACGCGGCGGGAGGTGGAGGACGTGGACGGGACGCACGCCGGGCAGATGACCAGCCCGTCCGACCAGGAGGATGCCAGCACCCTCAAGGTCGTCTGGGAGCGTCTCGGCGACCTGCCGTCGGCGCAGCGCCAGGCGCTGCTGCTGGTGGGCGCCGAGGGCCACACCTACGAGGAGGCCGCGGTCATGCTCGGCTGTCAGGTCGGCACCGTGAAGAGCCGGGTGAGCCGGGCGCGGTCGTCGCTCCTCGACACCCTCGGCGTCGTGGTCGCCGGCCAGGCTCCGGTAGTCTGA
- the nthA gene encoding nitrile hydratase subunit alpha codes for MSHDHAQHSHDHHDHHPDHHHGSDLSPVEARVRALESLLTEKGYVEPAALDALVELYETKVGPHAGARVVARAWTDPAFRARLLADATPAIAELGIGGRGGEHMVVVENTPETHNLVVCTLCSCYPWPVLGLPPVWYKAPPYRARAVIDPRGVLAEFGVTLPETTRITVWDSTAETRYMVLPMRPAETDGFSEEALAALVTRDSMIGTGLPKAIPVAPAEMPV; via the coding sequence ATGAGCCACGATCACGCGCAGCACTCGCATGATCACCACGATCACCACCCCGATCACCACCACGGCAGCGACCTGTCGCCGGTCGAGGCCCGGGTGCGCGCCCTGGAATCGCTGCTCACCGAGAAGGGCTACGTCGAGCCGGCGGCCCTCGACGCCCTGGTTGAGCTCTACGAGACCAAGGTCGGCCCGCACGCGGGGGCCCGCGTCGTGGCGCGGGCCTGGACCGATCCCGCCTTCCGGGCGCGGCTCCTGGCCGACGCCACCCCGGCCATCGCCGAGCTGGGCATCGGCGGCCGCGGCGGCGAGCACATGGTGGTGGTCGAGAACACGCCGGAGACCCACAACCTCGTCGTCTGCACCCTGTGCTCCTGCTACCCGTGGCCGGTGCTCGGCCTGCCCCCGGTCTGGTACAAGGCGCCGCCCTACCGGGCCCGGGCGGTGATCGACCCGCGCGGCGTGCTCGCCGAGTTCGGGGTGACGCTGCCGGAAACGACCCGCATCACCGTCTGGGACTCGACGGCCGAGACCCGCTACATGGTCCTGCCGATGCGGCCGGCCGAGACCGACGGCTTCTCCGAGGAGGCCCTGGCCGCCCTCGTCACCCGCGATTCCATGATCGGCACGGGGCTGCCCAAGGCGATCCCGGTCGCGCCCGCGGAGATGCCGGTATGA
- a CDS encoding ABC transporter substrate-binding protein: MTFRRLIAAALAGTVALSGSASAESVLRIAMTASDIPTTTGMPNNGFEGMRFLGYPIFEGLVQWDLRSTTKLAGIVPGLAERWEQDPNDKAVWTFHLRQGVKFHDGTPFNADAVIWNLDRYFKNDSPQFEPQGAGISRARAPLVGSYRKVDDSTVQITTTQVASYFPYMVVYLLFTSPASFEKAGRDWSKVAALPAAGTGPFRITRVAPREAVDLARFDGYWDPNRTAKVDRVRLLPIPEANARVAALRAGQVDWIEVPAPDAIPSLKQAGFTITAGSYPHVWPYFFNIGAKDSPLKDVRVRQGLNYCIDRAGIVELLNGTAEPATGWLNDRDPNFGSPQNRYTFDAAKGKALLAEAGYTDKKPLSLKVMISSSGSGQMLPMPMNEYLQENLKQACNVDLTFSVVEWQVLLNAGRALPDAPSLQGATALNVSSPSSDPAVMARYFAGDRFPPNGFNFPTWKDDQFDAALKALAETTDAKVIDAQTKAAHERLVDNPPWLFVVHDLNPRGMSKKVQGFVSPQSWFVDLTLVSVQ; this comes from the coding sequence ATGACATTTCGCCGCCTGATTGCTGCCGCCCTGGCGGGTACCGTGGCCCTGTCGGGGTCGGCCAGCGCCGAGAGCGTCCTGCGCATCGCCATGACGGCGAGCGACATCCCCACCACGACGGGCATGCCCAACAACGGCTTCGAGGGGATGCGCTTCCTCGGCTACCCGATCTTCGAGGGGCTGGTGCAGTGGGACCTCAGGAGCACCACCAAGCTCGCCGGCATCGTCCCGGGGCTGGCCGAGCGCTGGGAGCAGGATCCGAACGACAAGGCGGTCTGGACTTTCCACCTGCGCCAGGGCGTGAAGTTCCACGACGGGACGCCGTTCAACGCCGACGCGGTGATCTGGAACCTCGACCGCTACTTCAAGAACGACAGCCCGCAATTCGAGCCTCAGGGCGCGGGCATCTCGCGGGCCCGGGCGCCGCTGGTCGGGAGCTACCGGAAGGTCGACGATTCGACCGTGCAGATCACCACCACGCAGGTCGCGTCGTACTTCCCCTACATGGTGGTCTACCTGCTCTTCACCTCGCCCGCCTCCTTCGAGAAGGCCGGTCGCGACTGGAGCAAGGTCGCGGCGCTGCCGGCGGCCGGCACGGGCCCGTTCAGGATCACCCGCGTCGCCCCGCGGGAGGCGGTCGATCTCGCCAGGTTCGACGGCTACTGGGACCCGAACCGGACGGCGAAGGTCGACCGGGTCCGGCTGCTGCCGATCCCGGAGGCGAATGCCCGCGTCGCCGCCCTGCGGGCCGGCCAGGTCGACTGGATCGAGGTGCCGGCGCCCGACGCGATCCCGTCGCTGAAGCAGGCGGGCTTCACCATCACCGCGGGCTCGTACCCGCACGTCTGGCCGTACTTCTTCAACATCGGCGCCAAGGACAGCCCGCTGAAGGACGTCCGCGTCCGGCAGGGCCTGAACTACTGCATCGACCGGGCCGGGATCGTCGAGCTCCTCAACGGGACCGCCGAGCCGGCGACCGGGTGGCTGAACGACCGGGACCCGAATTTCGGCAGCCCGCAGAACCGCTACACTTTCGACGCCGCCAAGGGGAAGGCGCTGCTGGCCGAGGCCGGCTACACCGACAAGAAGCCGCTCAGCCTGAAGGTGATGATCTCCTCCTCCGGCTCTGGGCAGATGCTGCCGATGCCGATGAACGAGTACCTGCAGGAGAACCTGAAGCAGGCCTGCAACGTCGACCTGACCTTCAGCGTGGTCGAGTGGCAGGTCCTCCTGAATGCTGGCCGCGCTCTCCCCGACGCGCCGAGCCTCCAGGGGGCGACGGCGCTGAACGTCTCGTCGCCCTCGTCGGACCCCGCCGTGATGGCGCGCTACTTCGCGGGCGACCGGTTCCCGCCGAACGGCTTCAACTTCCCCACCTGGAAGGATGACCAGTTCGACGCGGCCCTCAAGGCTCTGGCCGAGACCACCGACGCGAAGGTGATCGACGCCCAGACCAAGGCCGCCCACGAGCGCCTCGTGGACAACCCGCCCTGGCTGTTCGTCGTCCACGACCTCAATCCCCGCGGGATGTCCAAGAAGGTCCAGGGTTTCGTCTCGCCGCAATCCTGGTTCGTCGACCTCACCCTCGTCAGCGTGCAGTGA